Proteins co-encoded in one Gleimia hominis genomic window:
- a CDS encoding phage antirepressor — protein MATRDLQVFTNDAFGTIRTVEHEDKVYFCGRDVATALGYKDPVNAIKQHGRGVAFHHPITDALGRTQEARFITEGDLYRLIFSSKLPAAQDFEAWVVDEVLPTIRRHGVYAIDELLDNDEFLEHAIIQLRSERAKRLAAEQALLEAAPKVSYYDVVLQSDSLLSITEIAKDYGLSAKKLNTLLHEAGVQFKQSGRWFLYARFAEQGYTQSKTHEYDEGKTRTHMYWTQKGRLFVYDLLKNQFDLLPVIEQDGGAA, from the coding sequence ATGGCTACGAGAGATCTTCAGGTATTCACCAACGATGCCTTTGGAACGATCCGAACTGTCGAGCATGAGGACAAGGTGTATTTCTGTGGCCGCGATGTGGCCACCGCCTTGGGGTACAAAGATCCAGTTAACGCCATCAAGCAGCATGGACGTGGGGTGGCGTTTCACCACCCCATCACGGATGCGCTCGGTCGCACTCAAGAAGCCCGGTTCATCACCGAAGGTGACCTGTACCGGCTCATCTTCTCCTCCAAGCTCCCCGCAGCCCAGGACTTCGAAGCCTGGGTTGTCGACGAGGTCCTCCCCACGATCCGCCGCCATGGCGTCTATGCCATCGACGAGCTCTTGGACAATGACGAGTTCCTCGAGCACGCCATCATCCAACTGCGCTCCGAGCGGGCCAAGCGGCTGGCAGCCGAGCAGGCCCTGCTTGAGGCCGCCCCGAAGGTCTCCTACTACGACGTGGTGCTCCAGTCGGATTCGCTGCTGAGCATCACAGAAATCGCCAAAGACTACGGCCTGTCAGCCAAGAAGCTGAACACGCTGCTGCACGAGGCTGGGGTGCAGTTCAAGCAGTCCGGCCGCTGGTTCCTCTACGCCCGCTTCGCCGAGCAGGGCTACACGCAGTCCAAGACCCACGAGTACGACGAGGGCAAGACCCGCACGCATATGTACTGGACCCAGAAGGGTCGGCTCTTCGTCTATGACCTGCTGAAGAACCAGTTCGACCTGCTGCCGGTCATCGAGCAGGACGGCGGTGCGGCATGA
- a CDS encoding TIGR02391 family protein, with the protein MQSDSFSQRSTIRSIANVLASTDLPGLSGSQIDELLLDIGAPPRVAGSKREGLFGALTEGMSAAQAGQLTREFITTAMSPARHTTDRQRWNDLRRLLNKVLATEGWHIDDAGELTQLAEAARTFDDIERLTSSLVEELQRRGTHERLMEYCSQELIAESLFHAISEAAKSIPDRIRILTSLTDDGQELFDAALGTNNSAPKLVINSFSTESEKSEHKGFKNLLIGIHGHYRNPRAHKTRLGSEEGKHDFLDAFSLFSYVHRRLDSAQQYQSFM; encoded by the coding sequence ATGCAGTCCGATTCTTTCTCCCAACGCTCGACTATCCGCAGTATTGCGAATGTCCTGGCAAGTACCGATTTGCCGGGCCTAAGCGGAAGCCAAATCGACGAGCTTCTCCTCGACATTGGTGCGCCACCGCGTGTTGCCGGGAGTAAGCGAGAAGGACTGTTTGGCGCGCTTACGGAAGGAATGTCCGCAGCGCAAGCAGGTCAACTCACTCGTGAGTTCATAACGACTGCGATGAGCCCGGCACGGCATACCACCGATCGTCAGCGTTGGAATGATTTGCGCCGCTTGCTCAACAAGGTGCTGGCGACCGAAGGATGGCATATCGACGATGCTGGCGAGTTGACCCAACTCGCTGAGGCGGCACGCACATTCGATGATATCGAGCGTCTTACCAGCTCTCTCGTGGAGGAACTTCAGCGGCGCGGTACCCACGAACGCCTAATGGAGTATTGCAGCCAAGAACTGATCGCAGAGTCTCTGTTCCACGCGATATCCGAGGCAGCCAAGTCGATCCCTGACCGCATCCGTATCCTTACTAGCTTGACCGACGATGGTCAGGAGTTGTTCGACGCAGCTTTGGGAACAAACAATTCTGCCCCTAAGCTCGTGATTAATAGCTTTTCCACGGAGTCGGAAAAATCAGAGCACAAGGGTTTTAAGAACCTGCTTATAGGGATCCACGGGCACTATCGCAATCCCCGCGCTCACAAAACCCGACTAGGTAGTGAGGAAGGTAAACATGACTTCCTCGATGCCTTCAGCTTGTTCTCCTATGTCCATCGTCGCCTCGATTCCGCCCAGCAATATCAGTCCTTCATGTAG
- a CDS encoding DNA polymerase, with amino-acid sequence MHELFVDLETFSPVNLTKSGVYPYAEHPDFDVLLFGYSIDGNPVKVVDVASSEQLPAEVAEALVDPGVTKWAFNAAFERVCLSAWLARHHPDLIAGRNFLDPAQWRCTMVWSAYLGLPMSLDQVATVLDLPVRKDSAGKKLIRQFCTPATPSVFNQGGMRNPPASDPDGWEQFISYNRRDVEVELAIHDRLAGFPMPEAEWDTYALDQNVNDTGIRLDRVLVDNAVACDRQHRAATLTRAQELTGLENPNSPIQLKEWLADHGTPLQSLTKDEVAAALDTATGQVREVLLLRGELAKSSVKKYEAMQHVAGRDGRGRGFLQFYGAGRTGRFAGRLVQVQNLPRNYLPDLSEARSLVRTGNYDAVELLYDSVPDTLSQLIRTAFIPADGHRFVVADFSAIEARVIAWLAGEATTLEAFRDGKDLYCETASRMFGVPVDKHGANAELRQKGKIAVLACGYQGGVGALKAMGALRMGLAESELQPLVDAWRAANPNVVQLWADINAAAIEAISTRLPTSVGALTFTVESGIMFIRLPSGRRLAYVKPKLGENRFGGTAITHEGITTGRKWGQLETYGGKLTENIVQAVARDLLTFGMHQVDRAGHRIVMHVHDEIVVETATATVDEICKLMAITPDWAAGLPLAADGYVCDFYMKD; translated from the coding sequence GTGCATGAGCTTTTCGTTGATCTTGAAACATTTTCGCCCGTCAACCTCACCAAATCTGGGGTCTACCCTTATGCCGAACACCCAGACTTCGACGTTCTCCTGTTTGGCTACTCCATCGACGGCAATCCCGTTAAGGTCGTTGATGTGGCCTCGAGTGAGCAGCTACCTGCCGAGGTTGCAGAGGCGCTGGTTGATCCGGGCGTGACAAAGTGGGCGTTCAATGCTGCCTTCGAGCGTGTGTGCTTATCTGCTTGGCTGGCCCGACACCACCCAGATCTCATCGCCGGTCGTAACTTTCTGGACCCAGCGCAGTGGCGCTGCACCATGGTCTGGTCCGCCTACCTCGGCCTGCCGATGAGCCTGGATCAGGTCGCCACCGTCCTTGACCTGCCGGTGCGCAAAGACAGTGCAGGTAAGAAACTCATCCGCCAGTTCTGTACCCCGGCCACACCCAGCGTCTTCAACCAGGGCGGGATGCGCAATCCACCCGCATCCGACCCGGACGGGTGGGAGCAGTTCATCTCCTACAACCGGCGCGACGTCGAGGTGGAGTTGGCCATCCACGACCGGCTCGCCGGTTTCCCGATGCCCGAAGCCGAGTGGGACACCTACGCCCTGGACCAGAACGTCAACGACACCGGCATTCGGCTCGACCGGGTGCTCGTGGACAACGCTGTGGCGTGCGACCGGCAGCACCGCGCCGCCACACTGACCCGCGCCCAGGAACTCACTGGACTGGAGAACCCGAACTCGCCGATCCAGCTCAAGGAGTGGCTTGCCGATCACGGCACGCCCCTGCAGTCACTGACGAAAGACGAAGTCGCCGCCGCGCTCGACACCGCTACCGGCCAGGTGCGTGAGGTCCTCCTGCTGCGCGGTGAGCTTGCGAAGTCGTCGGTGAAGAAGTACGAGGCCATGCAGCACGTGGCAGGTCGTGATGGGCGCGGACGGGGATTCCTCCAGTTCTATGGGGCAGGGCGCACCGGGCGTTTCGCTGGCCGCCTCGTCCAAGTCCAAAACCTGCCCCGCAACTACCTACCAGACCTCAGTGAGGCCAGAAGCCTCGTGAGGACCGGAAACTATGATGCGGTCGAGCTGCTCTACGACTCCGTTCCCGACACCCTCTCGCAGCTCATCCGCACGGCGTTCATCCCCGCCGACGGGCACCGGTTCGTGGTGGCCGACTTCTCCGCGATCGAGGCGCGGGTCATCGCGTGGCTTGCAGGCGAGGCCACCACGCTTGAGGCCTTCCGTGACGGGAAGGATTTGTACTGCGAGACCGCGAGCCGCATGTTCGGGGTCCCCGTCGACAAGCACGGAGCCAACGCCGAGCTGCGTCAGAAGGGCAAGATCGCAGTGCTCGCCTGTGGCTATCAAGGCGGCGTCGGTGCCCTGAAAGCCATGGGGGCGCTGCGGATGGGGCTCGCCGAGTCCGAGCTCCAGCCGCTGGTCGACGCGTGGCGGGCAGCCAACCCGAACGTCGTGCAGCTGTGGGCCGACATCAACGCCGCCGCCATCGAGGCCATCTCTACCCGCCTGCCGACAAGTGTTGGTGCGCTGACCTTCACCGTGGAATCCGGGATCATGTTCATCCGCCTGCCCTCCGGACGCCGCCTGGCCTACGTCAAACCCAAGCTGGGTGAGAACAGGTTCGGTGGCACTGCCATCACGCACGAGGGCATCACGACGGGTCGAAAGTGGGGCCAGTTGGAAACCTACGGTGGGAAACTCACCGAGAACATCGTCCAAGCCGTCGCCCGAGACCTGCTCACTTTCGGCATGCACCAGGTCGATCGCGCTGGGCACAGGATCGTCATGCACGTCCACGACGAGATCGTGGTGGAGACCGCCACGGCCACCGTGGACGAGATCTGCAAACTGATGGCCATTACGCCTGACTGGGCAGCGGGGTTGCCGCTAGCGGCAGACGGGTACGTGTGTGATTTCTACATGAAGGACTGA
- a CDS encoding DUF2815 family protein, whose product MSQMNPTRVVTGEVRLSYANIFEAKSIQGGKPKYSVSLIIPKSDTETLAKIERAIDAAIDAGIGKFGGKRPNKAALKLPLRDGDIDRDDAAYANAMFVNANSTTPPQVVGTDLQPILDATEVYSGCYARVSISFYAFNTNGNRGIACGLGNIQKLRDGEPLGGNRISAEADFGGLTTASDDFLN is encoded by the coding sequence ATGTCACAGATGAATCCGACCCGTGTGGTCACCGGCGAGGTTCGCCTGTCCTACGCCAACATTTTCGAGGCGAAGTCCATCCAGGGCGGCAAGCCCAAGTACTCCGTGTCGCTGATCATCCCGAAGTCCGACACCGAGACCCTGGCCAAGATCGAACGCGCCATTGACGCGGCAATCGATGCCGGGATTGGCAAGTTCGGTGGCAAGCGACCGAACAAGGCCGCCTTGAAGCTCCCGCTGCGCGATGGTGACATCGATCGTGACGATGCGGCGTATGCGAACGCGATGTTCGTCAACGCCAACTCGACCACCCCGCCACAGGTCGTGGGTACTGACCTGCAGCCCATCCTGGACGCAACCGAGGTCTACTCGGGCTGCTACGCACGGGTGAGCATCAGCTTCTACGCGTTCAACACGAACGGCAACCGGGGTATCGCCTGCGGGCTGGGCAACATCCAGAAGCTGCGAGATGGCGAACCGCTCGGCGGCAACCGCATCAGCGCCGAGGCCGACTTCGGAGGCTTGACCACCGCGTCGGATGACTTCCTCAACTAG
- a CDS encoding DUF2800 domain-containing protein: MPDQHALLSASGAHRWLACPPSATLEAGLPESSSQAAEQGTAAHALAEWKLRRALHDAPTTKPVSSWHDEQMDALTDDYVAFVQERVRDVRQACADPQVLIEQRLDFSHVVPGGFGTGDCVIIAEPTLQIIDLKYGQGVMVEAEHNPQLMLYALGALNAFGSLYDITEVAVTIFQPRRSNVSTWTIPVFELEAWAEQVVKPRAALAASGDGEFAPGEWCRFCKLSPTCRTRAEANLALAKHEFAPPAELTDAEIAQVLAQLPDLKAWAADVEAHALSLAVNQGKTWPGFKLVEGRSIRKYSDEAAVAQAAEAAGVDVWDRKLKTITALEKQLGKKRFSDLLGGLVVKPAGKPTLVPTSDKRTALVIQSATDEFTAIK; the protein is encoded by the coding sequence ATGCCTGACCAGCACGCACTGCTCAGCGCCTCGGGAGCGCACCGCTGGTTGGCCTGCCCGCCGTCGGCAACGCTGGAGGCCGGGCTGCCGGAGTCCTCCTCGCAGGCTGCCGAGCAGGGAACCGCCGCGCATGCGCTTGCGGAGTGGAAGCTGCGCCGCGCCCTGCATGACGCGCCGACCACGAAGCCTGTCTCGAGCTGGCATGACGAGCAGATGGATGCCCTGACGGATGACTACGTGGCCTTCGTCCAGGAGCGGGTGCGTGATGTGCGGCAGGCGTGTGCTGATCCGCAAGTGCTCATCGAGCAGCGCCTGGACTTCTCCCACGTGGTGCCGGGTGGGTTCGGCACTGGCGACTGCGTGATCATCGCTGAGCCCACGCTTCAGATCATCGATTTGAAGTACGGCCAGGGTGTCATGGTCGAGGCCGAGCACAACCCGCAGCTCATGTTGTATGCGCTCGGAGCGTTGAATGCGTTCGGGTCGCTTTACGACATCACCGAAGTGGCGGTGACGATCTTCCAGCCCAGGCGCTCGAACGTCTCGACGTGGACGATCCCGGTGTTTGAGCTGGAGGCGTGGGCGGAACAGGTGGTGAAGCCTCGTGCCGCGCTGGCTGCCAGCGGTGATGGCGAGTTCGCTCCCGGTGAGTGGTGCCGGTTCTGCAAACTCTCACCTACCTGCCGAACGCGTGCTGAGGCGAACCTTGCGCTTGCCAAACATGAGTTCGCACCACCTGCCGAGCTCACCGATGCCGAGATCGCACAGGTGCTGGCCCAGCTTCCGGATTTGAAGGCCTGGGCTGCCGATGTGGAAGCGCACGCGCTGTCGCTGGCGGTGAACCAGGGCAAGACCTGGCCGGGGTTCAAGCTCGTCGAGGGCCGCTCGATCCGCAAATACTCCGACGAGGCTGCTGTCGCCCAGGCGGCTGAGGCGGCCGGTGTCGATGTGTGGGATCGCAAGCTCAAGACGATCACCGCGCTGGAGAAGCAGCTGGGCAAGAAGCGCTTTTCCGATCTCCTCGGGGGCCTTGTGGTCAAACCTGCTGGTAAGCCCACGCTGGTGCCCACCTCCGATAAAAGGACCGCTCTCGTGATCCAGTCAGCAACAGATGAATTCACTGCCATCAAGTAA
- a CDS encoding sigma-70 family RNA polymerase sigma factor yields MATPTFSTTQKPDTGYQPYAVRTKKVGGKEFTQIYVPSKVKRGVQKYAWIELVDPPVGDEKLGLSADEVLALLYDPTYVPEWKVAYLRAAYRSFRAVENARNRGDLSYSDWEVEVHDGPQYLNVSVHEDQIDSELVVDWLLSQVSVKQAEHIRLHVFEGLSFVEIAREELPGAGEADVAKRANSIGRSVKRALKKLREFIEQECPDLAPVGGV; encoded by the coding sequence GTGGCAACTCCTACTTTTTCAACCACACAGAAACCCGACACCGGATACCAGCCCTATGCCGTCCGCACCAAGAAGGTCGGAGGCAAGGAGTTCACCCAAATCTACGTGCCCTCGAAGGTCAAAAGAGGAGTCCAAAAGTATGCATGGATCGAGCTCGTCGACCCACCCGTTGGAGACGAAAAACTTGGTCTGAGCGCCGACGAGGTGCTCGCCTTGCTCTACGACCCGACGTACGTGCCGGAGTGGAAGGTCGCATATCTGCGCGCTGCCTACCGCAGTTTTCGTGCCGTTGAGAACGCTCGAAACCGTGGCGACCTCTCGTATAGCGACTGGGAAGTCGAGGTCCATGACGGACCCCAGTATCTGAACGTCTCGGTTCACGAAGACCAGATCGACAGCGAGTTGGTTGTCGATTGGCTGCTGTCTCAGGTGAGCGTCAAGCAAGCCGAACATATCCGCCTGCACGTGTTTGAAGGGCTCTCCTTCGTCGAGATCGCGCGTGAGGAGCTGCCCGGTGCTGGCGAAGCCGATGTAGCCAAGCGAGCGAACAGCATCGGGCGCTCGGTCAAGCGGGCTCTGAAGAAGCTTCGCGAATTCATCGAGCAGGAGTGTCCGGATCTGGCTCCCGTCGGGGGCGTATGA